In the Phenylobacterium soli genome, GACCCCGCCGCCCAGCACCGCCACGCGGGCCGGCGGCACGCCCGGCACGCCGGAGATCAAGAGACCCATGCCGCCGTTGTGCTTGAGCAGGGTCTCGCCGGCGGAGAACACCGCGATCCGGCCGGCCACCTCGGACATCGGCGCCAAGAGCGGCAGGCCGCCATTGTCGTCGGTCACCGTCTCATAGGCGATGGCCGCGCAGCCGGACTTCAGGAGCCCCTCGGTCTGGGCGGGGTCGGGCGCCAGGTGCAGGTAGGTGAAGAGGATGTGCTTCTTGGTCAGGCGCGCCCACTCGACGGCCTGGGGCTCCTTGACCTTCACGATCAGCTCGGCGCCGGCGAAGACGTCCTCGGCGGTCGGCAGGATCTTGGCCCCGGCCCGGACATAGGCCTCGTCCGGATAACCGGCCCCGGCCCCCGCGCCCATCTCCACCACCACCTCGTGGCCGTGGGTGACATATTCCCGGACCGCGGTGGGGGTGAGCCCGACACGATATTCGTCCGGCTTGATCTCGCGAGGCACGCCGACGCGCATGAGGCCCTCCCGTGGGCAATGTTATTGCTAGGCGCGGGAGGTTTGAGGGCAGAACGTCGCGCGGGTCAAGGGGGATGTGGGACCCTGGTCCCGGTGCAGGTGGCTTCGCTCCATTTGGATCACAGCTCGAATTTCGGCGTTAGGGGGCCGGGTTGGAGCTACGGCGAGGCGCGCGATGTCTCTCGTGGGTTGGCGCGGGCGCGGAGCGCTCGCCGGCTGTGTGGCGGCTGGGCTGCTGTGGGGCTCGGCCGGGGACGCGGCAGCGGCGGCGCATCAACGCGCGCACGTGTCGGTCAGGCCGCAGCGGGGGATGGCGTCCTATTACCGGCCCGCGCGGCTGGGCTCGAAGATGGCCAACGGCAGGAAGGCGAAGCCCGGCGGGCTGACGGCGGCCAGCAAGACCCTGCCGCTGGGAGCCAAGGCCAAGGTGACCAACCTGGAGACCGGCAAGTCGGTGAAGGTGACGGTGACCGATCGCGGGCCGCACGTGAAGGGACGGATCGTCGATGTCTCGCCCAAGGCGGCCGACAAGCTCGGGATGAAGGACGACGGAGTGGCGCCGGTGAAGGTGAAGCCTCTGGCGGAGCCGCCGCGCGGGCATCGCTGACAGGCCTGGCCGGAGAGGTCGCCTACTCGCTCCAGTCGGTCTGCGGCGGCCAGCCTTGGGCGGCGCGGGCCTGGTTGACGATGCCCTGGATGAACGCGCTCTTGGCGGCGGTGTAGGCCTCCATGTCCTCGGCATGGCGGCGCGCGAGGGAGTCCTTGAGATCGGCATATTCGCGGGCCGCGCCAGGGTGGGCGATGAGCCAGTCGCGGAACAGCCGCTCGGACTTGTCCGCCCAGCGGTCGGCGGTCACGACGTGGAGGTTCGCCGCCGCGCCGCCGCCGACGTCGTCATTTCTATAGAAGCGGCGCCTCTGGAAACCGACGTCCAGGCGTCGGTAGCCGAGCGCCGCCAGGGCCGGCTCGACCGCGTCGAGGTCGGCGAGGCGCGGCGCGCAGGCCAGGATGTCGATCACCGGCTTGGCGGCGAGCCCCGGGACAGCCGTGCTGCCGAAGTGCTCGAGCTCGAGGAAGACGCCGAGCACGGTGAGGCGGCGGCGCTCGGCATCGAACAGCCCGGCCCAGCGGGCGTCCGGCGCGGCGATGCGGACGCCGCCCAGCTGAGCGCGGTCTCCGCTCACGGGCGGAGCCTCACCACGGCACGGCTGCGCCCTGTCGGTCGAGGTACGGAGGCGGCGGAGACGGCGTCGCTCATGTCCGGACCTTGCAGACGACGGCCAAGGTTACCCTACGTCGGGCCGGCTGGACATTAGGGTGACGCTCGTTGAGCCTGCGCGGATGTTCAGTCTGGTTCCGCCCCAGGTGGTGCTCCCGGAGGACGTGGCGGCGCTTTGCGCCCATCCAGACTTCCGGGACGCCGTCGAAGCCCTGGCGCTCGCCAACGGCCGCAAGCTGGCCGCCCTGCCGCTGATCGGGCGCTGGATGACCCGCGACCTTGGCCGCACGGCCCTGTCCGGCGCAGCGATCGTGCTGGATGGCTTCTCGCAGGGCGAGGGCATGACCTTCGGCCTCCTGGTGGACTCCGCCCTGCACAACCAGGTCTGCAGTCGCGCGCGCGTGCGGCTCTATGTGGAGCGGGCCATCGCCAACGGCCTCATGGCCACGGACGCGCCCGGCGAACCGCTCTCCCACCGCACCCGGATTCAGCTCCTGCCCGGCTTCCGGGACGTGATGCGGGCCGGCATGCGGGCGACGCTGACATCGGTGGCGATGCTGGCGCCCGAGGTCGAGCCCGCGCTCGGCCGGCTCGACGAGCTCCGCTTCTTCGGCCGCGTCTCGACCGCCGTCGGCTTCCAGATGGAGATGCAGCGGGAGCTCTTCCCGACGGACCGCCCGGTCCACCTCTTCCAGTCGCGCGACGGCGGCACGCGGATGCTCGAGCACCTCATCTGCCTCCAGGCCCCCGACCGCGACCAGCTCCTGCAGTCCTGCGACATCTCCCGCTCCGGCCTGGCGCGGGCGAGCTTCAGCTCGCGCGTCCACGTCTGCCGGCTGGTCAGCGAGCTCGAGCAGGAAGGGCTGGTGCAGTTGGACGGCCGCCGTCTGACGGCCTCGCGTGCGCTGTCCGAGGACGTCGAGCGGCACTACGCGGCGATGTTCGCCCTCGCGCGGGCGGCGGTGCTCAGCGCCCTGGCGACCGACTAGCCCGTCTTCCTCCGACGGGTTGCAGGCGGGCCCGTTTTTTATGTGCAGTTGATCGAAGGCTTCGCCGTGGCGCCAATCCGCACGGCCCTGGGGGGCGGCGCACGGGGAAGCTGGACGGCCATGTTCACGGAAAACGCCGTGGCGCGGGTGCTCGGGCCCGAGCCCGTGGACGAGCCCATGGCGGTGGCCGGCTCCTCGGCATGGATCCAGGTAGTGGCGCTGGCCGCGCTCGTCTTCGGCGCCCTGGTCTGGAGCGCGCTCACCGACGTGCCGCTCAAGGTCAAGGCAAAGGGCGTCCTGCTCAACGAGAAGGGCCTCGTCGAGGTGGCGAGCGCCACCCGTGGCCGGATCCTGGAGATGGACGTCAAGCCGGGCGACATCGTGCGCCAGGGCGATCTGCTGGCCATCCTCGACGAGCCCGAACTCGCCTCCCAGCTGGAGATCCGCCGCGCCCAGCTCGAGGAGGCCCGCGCCCACGAGCGCGCCCTCACCGGCTTCAACGGCGAACTCGGCAAGGCCCAGGGCGCGGCCGTCGCCTCGCGCATCGCGGCCGACCGCGAGCGGCTGCGGCTGCTGGAGGAGCGAGAGCATGCGCTCAGCGATCGCGAGCGCAGCCTGAGGGGGCTGGCCGCGACCGGCTATGTCTCGAAGGAGTTCGTGCTGCGCAACGAGGCGGAGCTGTCGGCGGTGCGCGAACAGCTGGCAGCCCTGCGCAGCGACGTCGTCGGCGCGGGCGCCGAAGGCAAGGTCCAGACGGTGCAGCGGCAGCGCGATGTCGCCACGACCCGCTCGGACATCGCTCGACTGCAGGCCGAACTGACCGAGCTGGAGCGCAAGGCCGCGAAGGACCGCGAGCTGCGCAGCCCCTATTCGGGCAGGGTCACCGAGGTGACGCAGGGCGCGGGGGAATTCGTCGAGGCCGGCGCCTCTCTGATCTCCATGGCGCGCAGCGTCTGGCTCGACGAACACCACGAGGGCGAGCTGCGGGCCATCGCCTTCGTCCCCGCCGACCAGGGCAAGGACATCCGGCGGGGCATGCGCGTGGACCTGGCGCCGGCCGGCGTGAAGGCCAACGAATACGGCTTCATCGTCGGCAAGGTCATCGACGTGGCGGACGTGCCGGCGAGCACCGGCGGCATGATGGGCGTGCTGAAGAACGACCAGGTGGTCCGCCAGCTGTCGCAGCAGGGCCCGATGTTCAAGGTGGCCGTCCACCTCGAGCGCGCCCCGACCTACAGCGGCTACCGCTGGACCTCGTCCAACGGGCCCAAGAGCCACATCGACAGCGGCGCCCCTGTGGAGGCGCAGTTCATCACCCGTCACCAGCGGCTGCTCGGGCTCGTGATCCCGCCGCTCGCGCGGTTCTTCGCGAAGTAGCGCCGTGCTCGCCAGGCCTCGGACCCCCGTTCTCCAGCAGATGGAGCGTTCGGAGTGCGGCGCCGCCTGCCTCGGGGCGATCCTCGGCTACTTCGGACGCTGGATCCCGCTCGAACAGCTGCGGGTCGACTGCGGCGTCTCGCGCGACGGCAGCCGCGCCAGCAATGTGGTCAGGGCCGCCCGCGTCTACGGACTCCTCGCCGAGGGCCGCAAGGTCGGGCTTGAGGATGTCGGCCGGCTGCGGACGCCGTTCGTCGCCTTCTGGGCCTTCAACCACTTCGTCGTGGTCGAGCACGTCGGCCCGCGGCGCGTGGCGGTCAACGATCCGGCGGTCGGGCGCCGGCGCCTCACGCGGGAAGAGTTCGACTGCAACTACGCCGGCGTGGCGATCACCTTCGAGAAGGGCCCGGAGTTCCGCACCGGCGGGCGGCGGCCCTCGATCCTGGCGGGCCTCAGGAGCCGCTACGAAGAGTCCCGCAACGCGGTCCTGCTCGTCGCCGCCATCAGCCTGATCATGGTGGTTCCGGGCGTGCTCAGCCCGAACTTCAGCCGGCTGTTCGTCGACTACTTCCTGATCCGCAGCTTCGCCGACTGGCTGCCGCCGCTGCTGGCGGCGATCGTCGCTGCGGCGATCCTTCAGACGGCCCTGACCTTCATCCAGCAGACCTATCTGCTGCGCCTGGAGACCCGGGCCTCGGTCTCCTGGACCAGCGCCTTTCTCGACCGCCTGGTGCGCCTGCCGATCGGCTTCTTCAGCCAGCGCAGCCCGAGCGAGCTGGCCGTCCGCAGCACCCAGACCGAGGCCCTCGCCCAGCTCGCCACCGGGGCGATGGGCACGGCGCTGCTCAGCCTGCCGGCAGCCCTGATCTTCGCCCTCGTGATGCTGGGCTTCGACCGCTACATGGGCCTGCTGGTGGCGCTGTTCGCCCTCCTCGACATCGGCCTCCTCGTCCTCACCGCCCGGACGCTCGCCGAGCGCAACCAGGCGGTGATGATCCAGCAGACGAAGATCACCGGCGCGGCCGCCTCAGGCCTGCGGATGATCAGCGAGTACAA is a window encoding:
- a CDS encoding septal ring lytic transglycosylase RlpA family protein, which produces MASYYRPARLGSKMANGRKAKPGGLTAASKTLPLGAKAKVTNLETGKSVKVTVTDRGPHVKGRIVDVSPKAADKLGMKDDGVAPVKVKPLAEPPRGHR
- a CDS encoding GrpB family protein; the encoded protein is MSGDRAQLGGVRIAAPDARWAGLFDAERRRLTVLGVFLELEHFGSTAVPGLAAKPVIDILACAPRLADLDAVEPALAALGYRRLDVGFQRRRFYRNDDVGGGAAANLHVVTADRWADKSERLFRDWLIAHPGAAREYADLKDSLARRHAEDMEAYTAAKSAFIQGIVNQARAAQGWPPQTDWSE
- a CDS encoding winged helix-turn-helix domain-containing protein; translated protein: MFSLVPPQVVLPEDVAALCAHPDFRDAVEALALANGRKLAALPLIGRWMTRDLGRTALSGAAIVLDGFSQGEGMTFGLLVDSALHNQVCSRARVRLYVERAIANGLMATDAPGEPLSHRTRIQLLPGFRDVMRAGMRATLTSVAMLAPEVEPALGRLDELRFFGRVSTAVGFQMEMQRELFPTDRPVHLFQSRDGGTRMLEHLICLQAPDRDQLLQSCDISRSGLARASFSSRVHVCRLVSELEQEGLVQLDGRRLTASRALSEDVERHYAAMFALARAAVLSALATD
- a CDS encoding NHLP bacteriocin system secretion protein codes for the protein MQLIEGFAVAPIRTALGGGARGSWTAMFTENAVARVLGPEPVDEPMAVAGSSAWIQVVALAALVFGALVWSALTDVPLKVKAKGVLLNEKGLVEVASATRGRILEMDVKPGDIVRQGDLLAILDEPELASQLEIRRAQLEEARAHERALTGFNGELGKAQGAAVASRIAADRERLRLLEEREHALSDRERSLRGLAATGYVSKEFVLRNEAELSAVREQLAALRSDVVGAGAEGKVQTVQRQRDVATTRSDIARLQAELTELERKAAKDRELRSPYSGRVTEVTQGAGEFVEAGASLISMARSVWLDEHHEGELRAIAFVPADQGKDIRRGMRVDLAPAGVKANEYGFIVGKVIDVADVPASTGGMMGVLKNDQVVRQLSQQGPMFKVAVHLERAPTYSGYRWTSSNGPKSHIDSGAPVEAQFITRHQRLLGLVIPPLARFFAK